The Deltaproteobacteria bacterium genome includes a window with the following:
- the rpoC gene encoding DNA-directed RNA polymerase subunit beta', giving the protein MKDIFNFFEKPKDPLSFSAIRISIASPEKILQWSHGEVKKPETINYRTFKPERDGLFCAKIFGPVKDYECNCGKYKRMKHRGVVCEKCGVEVIQSKVRRERLGHITLATPVAHIWFLKSLPSRIGNLLDITLKDLEKVLYCEAYIVTDPKNTTLARGEMITEDKYHKLLEELGDEAFSAGMGGEAVRELLRFISKGSKQDDKGIEELSEQLRGEMKEATSDAKRKKIAKRLKVVEAFRGSTNKPEWMMLDVVPVIPPDLRPLVPLDGGRFATSDLNDLYRRVINRNNRLKRLQELNAPDIIIRNEKRMLQEAVDALFDNGRRGKTITGPNKRPLKSLSDMIKGKQGRFRQNLLGKRVDYSGRSVIVVGPELRLHQCGLPKIMALELFKPFIYNKLEEKGYVTTIKSAKKMVEKERPEVWDILDEVIREHPVLLNRAPTLHRLGIQAFEPVLIEGKAIQLHPLVCAAFNADFDGDQMAVHVPLSIEAQLEARVLMMSTNNILSPASGKPIIVPTQDIVLGMYYLTRPREFARGEGKIFASPEEARGAYDHGEVELQAKVTVRLDRGDGTVKRFETTVGRILLWEIVPRRIGFEAINKVMDKKQLGGLIDLCYRLCGEKETVLLADRIRSLGYTHATRAGISIALKDMRIPGKKQDFLNFANKEVSEIDAQYQEGLITDGERYNKVIDIWADVTEKVASEMMGEISTETVEGYNPKNGKHEERKQPAFNPIYIMADSGARGSVQQIRQLAGMRGLMAKPSGEIIETPITANFREGLTVLQYFISTHGARKGLADTALKTANSGYLTRRLVDVAQDAIITEYDCGTMDGLDIGALVEGGEIIEPMGERILGRVALDDVMDPFSSDVLVKANEEIDEAKVKKIENAGIDKVRIRSVLTCQARRGICVECYGRDLARGRKVNLGEAVGVIAAQSIGEPGTQLTMRTFHIGGAASRRAEQSTLENRTAGNVKFVQLTIARKKDGSQIVMNRNGELVIQDDAGRERERYQVVYGAKLLVQEGQKVEPNSLLAEWDPYAIPVVTEVAGKVKYGDVVEGVTMSETIDEVTGLARRVIIESKDPDARPRISIKNDKGETKLLGRGEQAARYFLPVGANITVAEGEEVDAGEIIGKIPRETTKTKDITGGLPRVAELFEARKPKEHAIIAEIDGVVSFGKDTKGKRKVIVTPEIDGAMRNDLAKEYLIGKGKHISVHAGDRVKTGEALMDGAANPHDILKVLGEKELARYLVDEVQEVYRLQGVKINDKHIETIVRQMLRRVRIAEVGDTNFLVDEQVEKWIFEEENERVLQKGGKPAMGEPLLLGITKASLSTESFISASSFQETTKVLTEAAISGKVDHLRGLKENVIMGRLIPAGTGLPQYKHLDIEVETPEEQPQAELNQPLAAASADE; this is encoded by the coding sequence TTGAAGGACATTTTTAATTTCTTCGAGAAGCCGAAGGACCCGCTGTCGTTCTCCGCGATTCGCATCAGCATCGCGAGCCCGGAGAAGATCCTCCAGTGGTCGCACGGCGAGGTGAAGAAGCCGGAGACCATCAACTACCGCACCTTCAAGCCCGAGCGTGACGGCCTCTTCTGCGCCAAGATCTTCGGGCCCGTGAAGGACTACGAGTGCAACTGCGGCAAGTACAAGCGCATGAAGCACCGCGGCGTGGTGTGCGAGAAGTGCGGCGTCGAGGTGATTCAGTCCAAGGTGCGCCGTGAGCGCCTGGGCCACATCACCCTGGCCACGCCCGTGGCGCACATCTGGTTCCTCAAGAGCTTGCCCAGCCGCATCGGCAACCTCCTCGACATCACCCTGAAGGACCTCGAGAAGGTGCTGTACTGCGAGGCGTACATCGTCACCGACCCGAAGAACACCACCCTCGCGCGCGGCGAGATGATCACCGAGGACAAGTACCACAAGCTCCTCGAGGAGCTCGGCGACGAGGCCTTCTCCGCCGGCATGGGCGGCGAGGCCGTGCGTGAGCTGCTGCGCTTCATCAGCAAGGGCAGCAAGCAGGACGACAAGGGCATCGAGGAGCTTTCCGAGCAGCTGCGCGGCGAGATGAAGGAGGCCACCTCCGACGCCAAGCGCAAGAAGATCGCCAAGCGCCTGAAGGTCGTCGAGGCCTTCCGCGGCAGCACCAACAAGCCCGAGTGGATGATGCTGGATGTGGTCCCGGTGATCCCGCCGGACCTCCGCCCCCTCGTTCCCCTCGACGGCGGCCGCTTCGCGACCTCCGACCTGAACGACCTCTACCGCCGCGTCATCAACCGCAACAACCGCCTCAAGCGGCTCCAGGAGCTCAACGCCCCCGACATCATCATCCGCAACGAGAAGCGGATGCTGCAGGAGGCGGTGGACGCGCTCTTCGACAACGGCCGCCGCGGCAAGACCATCACCGGCCCCAACAAGCGCCCGCTCAAGTCGCTCTCCGACATGATCAAGGGCAAGCAGGGCCGGTTCCGCCAGAACCTGCTCGGCAAGCGCGTGGACTACTCGGGCCGCTCGGTGATCGTCGTCGGTCCTGAGCTCCGCCTGCACCAGTGCGGCCTGCCCAAGATCATGGCGCTCGAGCTGTTCAAGCCGTTCATCTACAACAAGCTCGAGGAGAAGGGTTACGTCACCACCATCAAGAGCGCGAAGAAGATGGTGGAGAAGGAGCGCCCAGAGGTCTGGGACATCCTCGACGAGGTGATTCGCGAGCACCCGGTGCTCCTGAACCGCGCCCCGACCCTCCACCGCCTGGGCATCCAGGCCTTCGAGCCGGTGCTCATCGAAGGTAAGGCCATCCAGCTCCACCCGCTGGTCTGCGCCGCCTTCAACGCCGACTTCGACGGCGACCAGATGGCCGTGCACGTGCCGCTCAGCATCGAGGCGCAGCTCGAGGCCCGCGTGCTGATGATGAGCACCAACAACATCCTCTCGCCCGCGAGCGGCAAGCCCATCATCGTGCCCACCCAGGACATCGTGCTGGGCATGTACTACCTGACCCGTCCGCGCGAGTTCGCGCGCGGCGAGGGCAAGATCTTCGCGAGCCCCGAAGAGGCCCGCGGCGCCTATGACCACGGCGAGGTCGAGCTCCAGGCCAAGGTCACCGTGCGCCTCGATCGCGGCGACGGCACCGTGAAGCGCTTCGAGACCACCGTCGGCCGCATCCTCCTCTGGGAGATCGTGCCCCGGCGCATCGGCTTCGAGGCCATCAACAAGGTGATGGACAAGAAGCAGCTCGGCGGCCTCATCGACCTCTGCTACCGCCTCTGCGGCGAGAAGGAGACGGTGCTTCTGGCCGACCGCATCCGCTCGCTCGGGTACACGCACGCCACGCGCGCGGGCATCAGCATCGCGCTCAAGGACATGCGCATCCCCGGCAAGAAGCAGGACTTCCTCAACTTCGCGAACAAGGAAGTCTCGGAGATCGACGCCCAGTACCAGGAGGGCCTCATCACCGACGGCGAGCGCTACAACAAGGTCATCGACATCTGGGCCGACGTCACCGAGAAGGTGGCCTCGGAGATGATGGGTGAGATCTCCACGGAGACCGTCGAGGGCTACAACCCCAAGAACGGCAAGCACGAGGAGCGCAAGCAGCCCGCGTTCAACCCCATCTACATCATGGCGGACTCGGGCGCGCGTGGCTCGGTGCAGCAGATCCGCCAGCTGGCCGGTATGCGCGGCCTGATGGCCAAGCCCAGCGGCGAGATCATCGAGACGCCCATCACCGCGAACTTCCGCGAGGGCCTCACGGTGCTGCAGTACTTCATCTCCACCCACGGCGCCCGCAAGGGTCTCGCGGACACGGCGCTGAAGACCGCCAACTCCGGCTACCTCACCCGCCGCCTGGTGGACGTCGCGCAGGACGCCATCATCACCGAGTACGACTGCGGCACCATGGATGGCCTCGACATCGGCGCGCTGGTTGAGGGCGGCGAGATCATCGAGCCCATGGGCGAGCGCATCCTCGGCCGCGTGGCCCTCGATGACGTGATGGATCCGTTCTCCAGCGACGTGCTGGTGAAGGCCAACGAGGAGATCGACGAGGCCAAGGTCAAGAAGATCGAGAACGCGGGCATCGACAAGGTCCGCATCCGCTCGGTGCTCACCTGCCAGGCGCGTCGCGGCATCTGTGTTGAGTGCTACGGCCGCGACCTCGCGCGCGGCCGCAAGGTGAACCTGGGTGAGGCCGTGGGCGTCATCGCCGCGCAGTCGATCGGCGAGCCCGGCACCCAGCTCACCATGCGCACCTTCCACATCGGCGGCGCCGCCAGCCGGCGTGCGGAGCAGAGCACCCTCGAGAACCGCACCGCGGGCAACGTGAAGTTCGTGCAGCTGACCATCGCGCGCAAGAAGGACGGCTCGCAGATCGTCATGAACCGCAACGGCGAGCTCGTCATCCAGGACGACGCCGGCCGCGAGCGCGAGCGCTACCAGGTGGTGTACGGCGCCAAGCTGCTGGTCCAGGAGGGCCAGAAGGTGGAGCCGAACAGCCTCCTCGCCGAGTGGGACCCCTACGCCATCCCGGTCGTCACCGAGGTGGCCGGCAAGGTGAAGTACGGCGACGTGGTCGAAGGCGTGACCATGAGCGAGACCATCGACGAGGTCACCGGCCTGGCCCGGCGCGTGATCATCGAGTCGAAGGATCCCGACGCCCGCCCGCGCATCAGCATCAAGAACGACAAGGGCGAGACCAAGCTCCTCGGCCGCGGTGAGCAGGCCGCGCGCTACTTCCTCCCCGTCGGCGCCAACATCACGGTGGCCGAAGGCGAGGAGGTCGACGCGGGCGAGATCATCGGCAAGATCCCGCGCGAGACCACGAAGACGAAGGACATCACCGGCGGTCTGCCGCGTGTGGCCGAGCTCTTCGAGGCCCGCAAGCCCAAGGAGCACGCCATCATCGCCGAGATCGACGGCGTGGTGAGCTTCGGCAAGGACACCAAGGGCAAGCGCAAGGTGATCGTCACCCCGGAGATCGACGGGGCCATGCGCAACGACCTCGCCAAGGAGTACCTGATCGGCAAGGGCAAGCACATCAGCGTGCACGCCGGCGATCGCGTGAAGACCGGCGAGGCCCTGATGGACGGCGCGGCCAACCCGCACGACATCCTCAAGGTGCTCGGCGAGAAGGAGCTGGCCCGCTACCTCGTGGACGAGGTGCAGGAGGTCTATCGACTCCAGGGCGTGAAGATCAACGACAAGCACATCGAGACCATCGTCCGTCAGATGCTGCGGCGCGTGCGCATCGCCGAGGTGGGTGACACCAACTTCCTCGTCGATGAGCAGGTCGAGAAGTGGATCTTCGAGGAGGAGAACGAGCGCGTGCTGCAGAAGGGCGGCAAGCCGGCCATGGGCGAGCCGTTGCTCCTCGGCATCACCAAGGCGTCGCTCTCCACCGAGTCGTTCATCTCGGCGAGCTCCTTCCAGGAGACCACCAAGGTGCTCACCGAGGCGGCCATTTCAGGCAAGGTCGACCACCTGCGCGGCCTGAAGGAGAACGTCATCATGGGCCGGCTGATCCCCGCCGGTACGGGCCTGCCGCAGTACAAGCACCTCGACATCGAGGTGGAGACGCCGGAGGAGCAGCCCCAGGCCGAGCTCAACCAGCCGCTCGCCGCGGCCTCCGCCGACGAGTAG
- a CDS encoding sigma-70 family RNA polymerase sigma factor, giving the protein MATRSEFEELSPYLNQLSRSRVLTREEEVELSNRAKKGDARARDELARNNLPFVVAVAKKHMGRGARLDDLIQEGNVGLLKAIEHFDPDKGNRFATYAVWWIRAYVTRYLKDNRSQVRGGEKERPVMRDLSLDVTIGNDEDGDTSHLDRLVGDDPGPEAEFLGDEHSEEVREALSQVRKRIGDLGWDILQERLSQDEPKTLEELGKRWGVSRERVRQVELKTKIFLSRYLSPLAA; this is encoded by the coding sequence ATGGCAACGCGATCTGAATTTGAAGAGCTTTCGCCGTACCTGAACCAGCTCAGCAGGAGCCGGGTGCTGACGCGTGAGGAGGAAGTCGAGCTCTCCAACCGCGCCAAGAAGGGCGACGCCCGCGCTCGGGATGAGCTGGCCAGAAACAACCTGCCTTTCGTGGTCGCGGTGGCCAAGAAGCACATGGGCCGCGGTGCACGCCTGGATGACCTCATCCAGGAAGGCAACGTCGGGCTGCTCAAGGCCATCGAGCACTTCGACCCCGACAAGGGCAACCGCTTCGCCACCTACGCGGTGTGGTGGATTCGCGCGTACGTGACCCGATACCTGAAGGACAACCGCAGCCAGGTGCGCGGCGGTGAGAAGGAGCGCCCGGTGATGCGCGACCTCTCCCTCGACGTGACCATCGGCAACGATGAGGACGGCGACACCAGCCACCTCGATCGCCTGGTCGGCGACGACCCGGGCCCCGAGGCCGAGTTCTTGGGCGACGAGCACTCCGAGGAGGTCCGCGAGGCGCTCTCGCAGGTCCGCAAGCGCATCGGCGACCTGGGCTGGGACATCCTCCAGGAGCGGCTGAGCCAGGACGAGCCCAAGACGCTGGAGGAGCTCGGCAAGCGCTGGGGCGTTTCGCGTGAGCGCGTGCGCCAGGTGGAGCTGAAGACGAAGATCTTCCTCAGCCGCTACCTCTCGCCGCTCGCCGCCTAG
- a CDS encoding DUF4136 domain-containing protein yields the protein MKKTLTPWLLALGLVAGCSTVAVTSEAAPDANLANFKTFGWYMPPGNQGKPESLADQDIRSSIEKNLAAKGITHATEGNPDFFVAFHTKTQQELNVADYGYGYWGGWGPDVYTYTQGTIVIDFIDPKSNKVFWHGTASGVVDHPENPNAEKIDSAVTKVMERYQTTPVAAQ from the coding sequence ATGAAGAAGACGCTCACGCCGTGGCTTCTGGCGCTGGGTCTGGTTGCGGGCTGCTCGACGGTCGCGGTGACCTCGGAGGCTGCGCCCGATGCGAACCTGGCCAACTTCAAGACCTTCGGCTGGTACATGCCGCCCGGCAACCAGGGCAAGCCGGAGTCGCTGGCTGATCAGGACATCCGCTCGTCGATCGAGAAGAACCTCGCGGCGAAGGGCATCACCCACGCCACCGAGGGTAATCCGGACTTCTTCGTGGCCTTCCACACCAAGACGCAGCAGGAGCTGAATGTGGCCGACTACGGCTACGGCTACTGGGGCGGCTGGGGCCCGGACGTGTACACGTACACGCAGGGCACCATCGTCATCGACTTCATCGATCCCAAGTCGAACAAGGTCTTCTGGCACGGTACGGCCAGCGGCGTGGTGGATCACCCCGAGAACCCCAACGCCGAGAAGATCGACTCCGCCGTCACCAAGGTGATGGAGCGCTACCAGACGACGCCGGTGGCCGCGCAGTAA
- a CDS encoding outer membrane beta-barrel protein — MRRGLAGALVVLFTLASGSSWAAAVAPATPVPPAAPPLESPLGRFGLNFGGGPAFPLGDGTHHYDVGWNVAVGGQFNFNARFAVQLEYLYSQYGLKSNLFNSGSVIGDHTMEDFDLNGIVTLLPRSSRVNVYLIGGPGIYFRWIMISRIDGVTAIPYCDPFLLACFTGAVPVASVVGTRTVTSFGLNGGVGVTFMLADPTRLYVEARYHYMWGPTLDTPTGTFHANSQYIPLVAGIRF; from the coding sequence ATGCGTCGGGGACTCGCGGGCGCGCTGGTTGTGCTCTTCACACTGGCTTCGGGATCGAGCTGGGCCGCGGCGGTGGCGCCGGCGACGCCCGTGCCACCGGCGGCGCCGCCCCTCGAGTCACCCCTGGGGCGCTTCGGGTTGAACTTTGGAGGCGGGCCAGCGTTCCCGCTGGGCGACGGCACCCACCACTACGACGTGGGCTGGAACGTGGCGGTCGGCGGACAGTTCAACTTCAACGCCCGGTTCGCCGTCCAGCTCGAGTATCTGTATAGCCAGTACGGATTGAAATCGAACCTGTTCAACTCCGGGAGTGTGATCGGCGATCACACCATGGAGGACTTCGACCTCAACGGCATCGTCACCCTCTTGCCCCGCAGCAGCCGGGTGAACGTGTACTTGATAGGCGGCCCGGGTATCTACTTCCGCTGGATCATGATCAGCCGCATCGACGGTGTGACGGCGATCCCCTACTGCGATCCGTTCCTGCTCGCGTGCTTCACGGGCGCGGTGCCGGTGGCTTCGGTGGTGGGCACGCGCACCGTCACCAGCTTCGGGCTCAACGGCGGCGTCGGCGTGACCTTCATGCTCGCGGATCCCACGCGGCTCTATGTCGAGGCGCGCTACCACTACATGTGGGGCCCGACGCTCGACACGCCCACGGGCACGTTCCACGCCAATTCGCAGTACATCCCGCTCGTGGCCGGCATCCGGTTCTGA